The proteins below come from a single Streptomyces tubercidicus genomic window:
- the cmk gene encoding (d)CMP kinase, with product MFVTVETAARTAPAAVIVAIDGPAGTGKSSTSKAVAAKLGLGYLDTGAQYRAITWWMLSNGIDVNDATAVADAAAKPVIVSGTDPAAPTITVDGLDAAGPIRTQEVTAAVSAVSAVPEVRTLITDLQRSIAAEAPHGIVVEGRDIGITVLPDADLKVFLTASPEARAARRSGELKGKEAGDLAATREALIKRDAADSGRKTSPLAKADDAVEVDTTELTLDQVIECVVTLIEGAGAEKAGRAAR from the coding sequence GTGTTCGTCACCGTGGAAACCGCCGCTCGGACCGCCCCGGCAGCAGTGATTGTCGCCATCGACGGCCCCGCAGGCACGGGCAAGTCCAGCACGTCCAAGGCTGTCGCCGCCAAGCTGGGCCTCGGCTACCTCGACACCGGAGCCCAGTACCGCGCGATCACCTGGTGGATGCTGTCCAACGGGATCGACGTCAATGACGCGACCGCGGTGGCCGACGCCGCCGCCAAGCCCGTGATCGTCTCCGGCACCGACCCGGCCGCCCCGACCATCACGGTCGACGGCCTGGACGCCGCGGGCCCGATCCGCACCCAGGAGGTCACCGCCGCGGTCAGCGCGGTCAGCGCCGTCCCCGAGGTGCGAACCCTGATCACCGACCTGCAGCGCAGCATCGCCGCCGAGGCCCCCCACGGCATCGTCGTCGAGGGCCGGGACATCGGCATCACGGTCCTGCCCGACGCCGACCTCAAGGTGTTCCTCACCGCCTCCCCCGAGGCGCGGGCGGCCCGCCGCAGCGGCGAGCTCAAGGGCAAGGAGGCCGGTGACCTGGCCGCCACCCGCGAGGCGCTGATCAAGCGGGACGCCGCCGACTCCGGCCGGAAGACCTCCCCGCTGGCCAAGGCGGACGACGCCGTCGAGGTGGACACCACCGAGCTGACGCTGGACCAGGTCATCGAGTGCGTGGTCACCCTCATCGAGGGCGCCGGCGCCGAAAAGGCGGGGCGGGCCGCCCGGTGA
- the aroH gene encoding chorismate mutase: protein MAVRAVRGAVQLERDDAEHMQEQVGALLTAVLERNELRADDLISVWFTATPDLHSDFPAAAARALGITDVPLICAQELDITGAMERVVRVLAHVETDLSKAGISHVYLGAAGALRKDIAQ, encoded by the coding sequence GTGGCGGTACGAGCGGTCCGCGGGGCCGTCCAGCTGGAGCGGGACGACGCGGAGCACATGCAGGAGCAGGTCGGCGCGCTGCTCACCGCCGTTCTCGAACGCAATGAGCTGCGCGCGGACGACCTGATCAGCGTGTGGTTCACCGCCACCCCCGATCTGCACAGCGACTTCCCGGCCGCCGCCGCGCGTGCCCTGGGCATCACGGACGTCCCGCTGATCTGCGCCCAGGAGCTGGACATCACCGGCGCCATGGAGCGTGTGGTGCGGGTGCTCGCGCATGTCGAGACGGATCTGTCCAAGGCCGGGATCTCCCATGTCTACCTCGGCGCGGCCGGGGCGCTGCGGAAGGACATCGCGCAGTGA
- a CDS encoding prephenate dehydrogenase — translation MRTALVIGTGLIGTSAALALHARGVQVFLEDHDQAQALTAAALGAGSAEAPPGPVDLAIVAVPPAHVATALADAMRRGVARAYIDVASVKGGPRRELEAMGRDLSGYLGTHPMAGKERSGPLAATADLFEGRPWVLTPTRDGNTEVLNLALELVALCRAVPVVMDADAHDRAVALVSHTPQLLSSLVAARLKGADETAVRLCGQGIRDVTRIAASDPAMWIDILSANPGPVADVLSEIAADLDETVRSLRALESADDDKRGGGAHGIADVLRRGNAGRERVPGKHGAAPATYEIVAVYIGDQPGELARIFADAGRAGVNIEDVRIEHATGQQAGFIQLMIEPQAVPALTAELRERGWSIRQ, via the coding sequence GTGAGGACCGCACTCGTCATCGGAACGGGCCTGATCGGCACCTCGGCGGCGCTCGCGCTCCACGCGCGCGGCGTGCAGGTGTTCCTGGAGGACCATGACCAGGCCCAGGCCCTGACCGCCGCCGCGCTGGGCGCGGGCAGCGCCGAGGCCCCGCCGGGGCCGGTCGATCTGGCCATCGTGGCCGTGCCTCCGGCCCATGTCGCGACGGCGCTGGCGGACGCGATGCGGCGCGGCGTGGCCCGTGCCTACATCGACGTCGCCAGCGTCAAGGGCGGACCGCGCCGTGAGCTGGAGGCGATGGGCCGCGATCTGTCCGGCTACCTCGGTACGCATCCGATGGCGGGCAAGGAGCGCTCCGGGCCGCTGGCCGCCACCGCCGACCTCTTCGAGGGCCGCCCCTGGGTGCTCACGCCGACCCGCGACGGCAACACCGAGGTGCTCAATCTCGCGCTGGAGCTGGTCGCGCTGTGCCGGGCCGTCCCGGTGGTGATGGACGCGGACGCGCACGACCGGGCGGTCGCCCTCGTCTCGCACACCCCGCAGCTGCTCTCCAGCCTTGTCGCCGCCCGCCTCAAGGGCGCCGACGAGACCGCCGTACGCCTCTGTGGCCAGGGCATCCGGGATGTGACGCGGATCGCGGCCTCCGACCCCGCGATGTGGATCGACATCCTGTCCGCCAATCCGGGCCCGGTCGCCGATGTGCTGTCCGAGATCGCGGCCGATCTCGACGAGACGGTGCGTTCGCTGCGCGCCCTGGAGTCGGCCGACGACGACAAGCGCGGCGGTGGCGCCCATGGCATCGCGGATGTGCTCCGCCGCGGTAATGCCGGGCGGGAGCGGGTGCCGGGCAAGCACGGCGCCGCCCCGGCCACATACGAGATCGTCGCCGTCTACATCGGCGACCAGCCCGGTGAGCTGGCCCGGATCTTCGCCGACGCCGGCCGGGCCGGGGTCAATATCGAGGATGTCCGCATCGAGCACGCCACGGGTCAGCAGGCGGGCTTCATCCAGCTCATGATCGAGCCGCAGGCGGTGCCGGCGCTGACCGCGGAGCTGCGGGAGCGGGGCTGGTCGATCCGGCAGTGA
- a CDS encoding lysophospholipid acyltransferase family protein: MTDSGRAPSAAGAAVGRRIGIGLMYGLWRPRVLGAWRVPSAGPVILAVNHSHGIDGPMLMGTAPRPVHFLIKKEAFVGPLDPFLRGIGQLKVDRDTADRKAITDALGVLADGGVLGIFPEGTRGEGDFASLRAGLAYFAVRSGAPVVPVAVLGGKDRHSRLSSAVPPLRSRVDVVFGDGFQAGDGSGRRTRKALDEATVRIQERLTAHLAEARRLTGR, translated from the coding sequence GTGACCGACAGCGGCAGGGCGCCGAGCGCGGCGGGTGCCGCGGTCGGCCGCCGGATCGGCATCGGCCTGATGTACGGGCTGTGGCGGCCGCGGGTGCTGGGCGCCTGGCGGGTGCCGTCGGCCGGCCCGGTGATCCTCGCCGTCAACCACTCGCACGGCATCGACGGCCCGATGCTGATGGGCACCGCGCCGCGGCCGGTGCACTTCCTGATCAAGAAGGAAGCCTTCGTCGGCCCGCTGGACCCGTTCCTGCGGGGCATCGGGCAGCTGAAGGTGGACCGCGACACCGCCGACCGCAAGGCGATCACCGACGCGCTCGGGGTGCTGGCGGACGGCGGAGTGCTGGGGATCTTCCCCGAAGGCACCCGCGGCGAGGGCGACTTCGCCTCGCTGCGGGCCGGCCTGGCGTACTTCGCGGTGCGCTCCGGCGCCCCGGTGGTGCCGGTGGCGGTGCTCGGCGGCAAGGACCGGCACAGCCGGCTGTCGTCGGCCGTGCCGCCGCTGCGGTCCCGCGTGGACGTCGTCTTCGGCGACGGGTTCCAGGCAGGAGACGGCAGCGGGCGGCGTACCCGTAAGGCGCTCGACGAGGCGACCGTACGTATCCAGGAGCGGCTGACCGCCCACCTGGCGGAGGCCAGGCGCCTGACCGGGCGCTGA
- the der gene encoding ribosome biogenesis GTPase Der — protein sequence MNDQIPTGDEHGALGDAEYAEFMELAAEEGFDLDEVEGDIAAAGHGPLPVLAVIGRPNVGKSTLVNRIIGRREAVVEDKPGVTRDRVTYEADWNGRRFKVVDTGGWEQDVLGIDASVAMQAEFAIEAADAVVFVVDAKVGATDTDEAVVKLLRRAGKPVVLVANKVDGPSGEADAAMLWSLGLGEPHPVSALHGRGTGDMLDAALDALPEAPAQTFGAALGGPRRIALIGRPNVGKSSLLNKVAGEERVVVNEIAGTTRDPVDEMIELGGKTWKFVDTAGIRRRVHLQEGADYYASLRTAAAVEKAEVAVVLIDASESISVQDQRIITMAVEAGRALVIAYNKWDTLDEERRFYLEREIERDLVQIPWAMRVNVSARTGRHMEKLVPAIETALAGWETRIPTGRLNAFLGEIVASHPHPIRGGKQPRILFGTQAGTKPPRFVLFASGFLEAGYRRFVERRLREEFGFDGTPIHISVRVREKRSKKK from the coding sequence ATGAACGACCAGATCCCTACCGGCGACGAGCACGGTGCGCTTGGCGACGCCGAGTACGCGGAGTTCATGGAGCTCGCCGCGGAGGAGGGCTTCGATCTCGACGAGGTCGAAGGTGACATCGCCGCGGCCGGCCACGGTCCGCTGCCCGTCCTCGCCGTCATCGGCCGTCCCAATGTCGGCAAGTCGACCCTGGTGAACCGCATCATCGGCCGCCGGGAAGCGGTCGTCGAGGACAAGCCGGGCGTCACCCGCGATCGCGTCACGTACGAGGCCGACTGGAACGGCCGCCGCTTCAAGGTCGTCGACACCGGCGGCTGGGAGCAGGACGTCCTCGGCATCGACGCCTCCGTCGCGATGCAGGCCGAGTTCGCCATCGAGGCCGCGGACGCGGTCGTCTTCGTCGTCGACGCCAAGGTCGGCGCGACCGACACCGACGAGGCCGTGGTCAAGCTGCTGCGCCGGGCCGGCAAGCCCGTCGTCCTGGTCGCCAACAAGGTCGATGGCCCGTCGGGTGAGGCCGACGCCGCCATGCTGTGGTCGCTGGGCCTCGGCGAGCCGCACCCGGTCTCCGCGCTGCACGGCCGGGGCACCGGCGACATGCTCGACGCCGCGCTGGACGCGCTGCCCGAGGCCCCCGCGCAGACCTTCGGCGCCGCCCTCGGCGGCCCCCGCCGCATCGCGCTGATCGGCCGCCCGAACGTCGGCAAGTCCTCGCTGCTGAACAAGGTCGCCGGCGAGGAGCGGGTGGTCGTCAACGAGATCGCCGGCACCACCCGTGACCCGGTCGACGAGATGATCGAACTGGGCGGCAAGACCTGGAAGTTCGTGGACACCGCCGGTATCCGCCGCCGGGTGCACCTCCAGGAAGGCGCCGACTACTACGCCTCGCTGCGCACCGCGGCGGCCGTCGAGAAGGCCGAGGTCGCCGTCGTCCTGATCGACGCGTCCGAGTCCATCAGCGTCCAGGACCAGCGCATCATCACGATGGCGGTGGAGGCCGGCCGCGCCCTGGTCATCGCCTACAACAAGTGGGACACCCTCGACGAGGAGCGCCGCTTCTACCTGGAGCGGGAGATCGAGCGGGACCTCGTGCAGATCCCCTGGGCGATGCGGGTGAACGTCTCCGCGCGCACCGGCCGCCACATGGAGAAGCTGGTCCCGGCGATCGAGACCGCGCTGGCCGGCTGGGAGACCCGTATCCCCACCGGGCGGCTGAACGCCTTCCTCGGTGAGATCGTCGCCTCCCACCCGCACCCGATCCGCGGCGGCAAGCAGCCCCGCATCCTCTTCGGCACCCAGGCCGGCACCAAGCCGCCGCGCTTCGTGCTGTTCGCCTCCGGCTTCCTGGAGGCGGGTTACCGCCGCTTCGTCGAGCGGCGGCTGCGGGAGGAGTTCGGCTTCGACGGGACGCCGATCCACATCTCCGTACGGGTGCGGGAGAAGCGCAGCAAGAAGAAGTAG